The following coding sequences lie in one Eubacterium ventriosum genomic window:
- a CDS encoding ABC-F family ATP-binding cassette domain-containing protein → MISTSNVSLRFGKKALFEDVNIKFVPGHCYGLIGANGAGKSTFLKILTGEIEPTSGEVIITPGERLSFLKQDHFQYDECTVLDTVIMGNQRLYDIMKEKDAIYMKEDFSDEDGIRASELEGEFAEMNGWEAESDAATLLNGLGVDTEYHYNLMKDLNGSLKVKVLLAQALFGNPDILLLDEPTNHLDLDAIEWLEEFLINFDNTVIVVSHDRYFLNKVCTQIADIDYAKIQLYAGNYDFWYESSQLIVKQMKEANRKKEEKIKELQDFIQRFSANASKSKQATSRKRALEKIELDEIRPSSRKYPYIDFRPNREIGNEVLTVEHLSKTIDGVKVLDDISFVVGREDKIAFVGSNGLAKTTLFQILAGQMEPDEGSYKWGITTSQSYFPKDNTKDFDSDDAIVDWLTQYSDNKDATYVRQFLGRMLFPGDAGVKKVRVLSGGEKVRVMLSKLMISGANVLIVDEPTDHLDMESITALNNGLIKFPGVLLFSSRDHQVVQTTANRIMEIVNGKLIDKITTYDEYLENDEMARKRAVYTTDGMDADN, encoded by the coding sequence ATGATAAGTACAAGCAATGTATCTTTACGATTTGGTAAAAAGGCATTATTTGAAGATGTAAATATAAAATTTGTTCCAGGTCACTGCTACGGCTTAATCGGAGCCAACGGTGCCGGAAAATCAACATTTTTAAAGATTCTTACAGGTGAAATCGAACCTACAAGCGGTGAGGTTATTATTACACCGGGTGAGCGTCTTTCATTCTTAAAGCAGGATCACTTCCAGTATGATGAATGTACTGTTCTTGATACTGTTATTATGGGTAATCAGAGACTTTACGATATTATGAAAGAGAAAGATGCCATTTATATGAAGGAAGACTTTAGCGATGAAGATGGTATCCGTGCTTCAGAATTAGAAGGTGAGTTTGCAGAAATGAACGGTTGGGAAGCAGAAAGTGATGCTGCTACCCTTCTTAACGGTCTTGGTGTTGATACTGAATATCATTACAACCTTATGAAAGACCTTAACGGTTCATTAAAAGTCAAAGTTTTGCTTGCACAGGCATTGTTTGGTAATCCTGACATTCTTTTACTTGACGAACCTACTAACCACTTAGACCTTGATGCCATTGAATGGCTTGAAGAGTTCTTAATCAATTTTGACAATACAGTTATTGTAGTATCCCATGACAGATACTTCCTTAACAAAGTTTGTACACAGATTGCGGACATTGATTATGCTAAGATTCAGTTATACGCAGGTAACTACGACTTCTGGTATGAATCAAGTCAGTTAATCGTTAAGCAGATGAAAGAAGCTAACCGTAAGAAAGAAGAAAAGATTAAGGAATTACAGGACTTTATCCAGCGATTTAGCGCCAATGCTTCTAAATCAAAACAGGCTACTTCAAGAAAACGTGCTCTTGAAAAAATCGAATTAGACGAAATTCGTCCATCAAGCCGTAAATATCCATACATCGACTTTAGACCTAACCGTGAAATCGGTAATGAGGTTCTTACTGTGGAACATCTTTCAAAAACTATTGACGGTGTTAAGGTTTTAGATGATATATCTTTCGTTGTAGGACGTGAAGATAAAATAGCTTTTGTAGGTTCTAACGGCCTTGCAAAAACTACATTATTCCAAATTCTTGCAGGACAGATGGAACCAGATGAAGGTTCATACAAATGGGGAATTACAACTTCACAGTCATACTTCCCTAAGGATAACACTAAGGACTTTGACAGTGATGATGCAATTGTTGACTGGCTTACACAGTACTCAGACAACAAAGACGCAACTTATGTTCGTCAGTTCCTTGGCAGAATGTTATTCCCCGGTGATGCAGGTGTTAAGAAAGTTCGCGTACTTTCCGGTGGTGAAAAAGTTAGAGTTATGCTTTCAAAACTTATGATTTCAGGTGCCAACGTTCTTATTGTTGATGAACCTACTGACCACTTAGATATGGAAAGTATTACAGCACTTAACAACGGACTTATTAAGTTTCCTGGCGTACTTTTATTCTCTTCAAGAGATCATCAGGTTGTACAGACTACAGCCAACAGAATTATGGAAATTGTTAACGGTAAGTTAATTGACAAGATTACTACTTACGATGAATATCTTGAAAATGATGAAATGGCAAGAAAGAGAGCTGTTTACACAACTGACGGAATGGATGCAGATAACTAG
- a CDS encoding alpha/beta fold hydrolase — protein MRPHTITYPPDGVEPIGVIEFVHGMCETRNRYAAPMEYFSRRGYICAIADMRGHGENILTTDDLGYFGEEGYKGLVNDVQEYTMYLKREFPNLPFILLGHSMGSLVVRTYLKKYSQEVDAVILSGSPSENSLAAAGKFLAKFLAFFRGWHYRSPFIENMVNGPFEKPFLKEGIVNSWLSTDKFIVEEYNKDPLCGVPFTLNGYYCLFSLMEQVYSKLGWTNKNKQLPVMFMSGGDDPCRKSDKDFKKAVTHFKHCGFPNTFSKLYPGMRHELFNELNNEEVYYDILKFLEIKVGIEPLEVDED, from the coding sequence ATGAGACCACATACTATCACCTATCCCCCTGACGGTGTTGAGCCAATTGGGGTTATTGAATTTGTTCACGGAATGTGCGAAACACGTAACCGTTATGCTGCTCCAATGGAGTATTTCAGCCGACGCGGATATATATGTGCCATTGCCGATATGCGTGGACACGGAGAAAACATATTAACAACTGATGACTTAGGCTATTTTGGCGAAGAAGGCTACAAAGGTCTTGTAAACGATGTTCAGGAATATACTATGTATCTTAAACGTGAATTTCCTAATTTACCTTTTATACTTCTAGGTCATAGTATGGGTTCATTGGTTGTAAGAACATATTTAAAGAAATATTCTCAGGAAGTTGATGCCGTTATACTTAGCGGTTCTCCTTCTGAAAACTCATTGGCTGCTGCCGGTAAGTTTTTAGCCAAGTTTCTTGCATTTTTTAGAGGCTGGCATTATAGAAGCCCTTTTATTGAAAATATGGTTAACGGTCCATTTGAGAAACCTTTCCTTAAAGAAGGTATCGTTAACTCATGGCTTTCTACCGACAAGTTTATTGTTGAGGAATATAACAAGGATCCACTATGTGGTGTTCCTTTCACACTAAATGGGTACTACTGCCTTTTCTCATTAATGGAACAGGTTTATAGTAAGCTTGGCTGGACTAACAAGAACAAACAACTTCCTGTTATGTTTATGTCAGGTGGAGATGATCCCTGCCGTAAAAGTGATAAAGATTTTAAAAAAGCTGTTACCCACTTTAAACACTGTGGTTTTCCAAATACTTTTTCAAAGTTATATCCGGGAATGCGACATGAACTCTTTAATGAATTAAACAATGAAGAAGTCTACTATGATATTCTTAAGTTCTTAGAAATAAAAGTTGGTATTGAACCACTGGAAGTTGATGAGGATTAA
- a CDS encoding chorismate mutase, translating to MKDLLESRKEIDEIDDSIIRLFEKRMEVCKNVAEYKLRTGKPVLDRQRELDKIATLKTKASDDFYAHGVEELFEQIMAMSRKMQYKLLNEEGVNNDIGFDIVDKLPTEDATVVYQGIPGAYSQQAATEYFGDKVSYVNVTTFREAMKYVRDGKADYAVLPFENSSAGIVTDVYDLLVEFQNYIVDTFDVKIEHCLCGISGATIDDIKDVYSHPQAFMQSNKFIEEHGWGKVNLANTAISARYISEQSDKSRGCIASENAANIYGLNILHKGINFNDSNTTQFIIISRQRVARRDAGLICISFEMPHASGTLYQMLSHIIYNDLNMTRIQSRPVPDKNWEYRFYVEFEGRANQPGVVNALSGINAEALNMKILGNY from the coding sequence ATGAAGGATTTGTTAGAAAGCAGAAAAGAAATAGATGAAATAGATGATAGCATTATTAGATTGTTTGAAAAAAGAATGGAAGTATGCAAAAATGTAGCAGAGTATAAACTTAGAACAGGCAAGCCAGTTCTTGACAGACAAAGAGAGCTTGATAAAATAGCCACTTTAAAGACTAAAGCATCAGACGATTTTTATGCTCACGGCGTAGAGGAATTGTTTGAACAGATTATGGCTATGAGTCGTAAGATGCAGTATAAGCTTTTAAATGAAGAAGGCGTAAACAATGATATTGGGTTTGATATTGTAGATAAGCTTCCAACAGAGGATGCAACAGTAGTATATCAGGGAATTCCCGGAGCTTACAGCCAGCAGGCGGCAACAGAATATTTCGGGGATAAGGTTAGCTACGTTAATGTTACAACTTTTAGAGAAGCAATGAAATATGTTAGAGATGGAAAGGCTGACTATGCAGTTCTTCCTTTTGAAAATTCTTCAGCGGGAATTGTAACAGATGTATATGATTTGCTTGTAGAATTTCAGAATTATATTGTGGACACATTTGATGTAAAAATCGAACATTGTCTTTGCGGTATTTCGGGAGCTACAATTGATGATATAAAGGATGTTTATTCACATCCACAGGCATTTATGCAGAGCAACAAGTTTATTGAAGAACATGGTTGGGGCAAGGTTAATCTTGCCAATACTGCAATAAGCGCAAGATATATTTCGGAACAGTCAGATAAGTCCAGAGGTTGTATTGCCAGCGAAAATGCAGCAAATATTTATGGACTTAATATTTTACATAAAGGCATTAATTTTAATGATTCTAATACAACACAGTTTATTATTATCAGCCGTCAGAGAGTGGCAAGAAGAGATGCAGGTTTGATTTGTATTAGTTTTGAAATGCCTCACGCATCAGGTACTTTATATCAGATGTTATCTCATATTATTTACAATGACCTTAACATGACACGTATTCAGTCAAGACCTGTACCGGATAAGAACTGGGAGTACAGATTCTATGTTGAATTTGAGGGTAGGGCCAATCAGCCCGGAGTTGTAAATGCTCTTAGCGGAATTAATGCAGAAGCGCTTAATATGAAAATATTGGGAAATTATTAA
- the folK gene encoding 2-amino-4-hydroxy-6-hydroxymethyldihydropteridine diphosphokinase yields MDCIKIRQLEIFAYHGCNEDEKINGQKFYVDANLYTDVRTPGLSDDLEDTVNYAKACKFINKFMTENRFDLIEAVAEQTTKGLLKEFPKIKAIDFTINKPNAPIKLPFGNVAVSISRKWNKAYLSIGSNIGDKEGYLNQAIDSLYDDENCRVLAVSKFIETEPYGPVEQDNFLNGCVEIETLYEPKELLATVNRIEAEANRTREIHWGPRTLDIDIVLYNNDIVNEKDLLIPHVEMHKRLFVLEPLKQIAPYAVHPILNKTVSQMLEELQPDNKCAGCGGCNMKQMSEQ; encoded by the coding sequence ATGGATTGTATTAAGATTAGACAGTTAGAAATATTTGCATACCACGGTTGCAATGAAGATGAAAAAATAAACGGTCAGAAGTTTTATGTAGACGCTAACCTTTATACTGATGTGAGAACTCCGGGATTAAGCGATGATTTGGAGGATACAGTTAATTATGCAAAGGCGTGCAAGTTTATAAATAAGTTTATGACTGAAAATAGATTTGACTTAATTGAGGCTGTTGCAGAGCAGACGACAAAAGGACTTTTGAAAGAGTTTCCAAAGATTAAGGCTATTGATTTTACTATTAATAAGCCTAATGCACCTATTAAGTTACCTTTTGGAAATGTAGCTGTTTCAATTTCAAGAAAGTGGAATAAGGCTTATTTAAGTATTGGCTCAAATATAGGAGACAAGGAGGGATACCTTAATCAGGCAATTGATAGTCTTTATGATGATGAAAATTGCAGAGTTTTGGCGGTATCTAAATTTATTGAAACTGAACCTTATGGACCTGTGGAACAGGACAATTTTTTAAATGGTTGCGTTGAAATAGAAACATTGTATGAACCTAAAGAATTATTAGCTACAGTTAACAGAATTGAGGCTGAGGCAAACAGAACCCGTGAAATACACTGGGGACCAAGAACTTTGGATATAGATATTGTTTTATATAATAATGATATAGTTAATGAAAAGGATTTATTAATTCCTCATGTGGAAATGCATAAGAGACTTTTTGTTTTGGAACCTCTTAAACAAATAGCACCGTATGCAGTACATCCGATTTTAAATAAAACAGTTAGTCAGATGTTAGAGGAGTTACAGCCGGATAACAAATGTGCAGGTTGTGGTGGATGTAACATGAAACAGATGTCTGAACAATAA
- the folP gene encoding dihydropteroate synthase, with protein sequence MNIGKYNFDLEKEPVIMGILNVTPDSFSDGGKFNNLDAALKHTEEMIKDGAKIIDVGGESTRPGYTLISDEEEIGRVVPVIEAIKKNFDIAVSLDTYKTKVAEAGVKAGCDMINDVWGFKYGERDMADLVAKTGVAACVMHNKNVITYNDFVNDVVNELKESVEIAHKAGVKDSQIVLDPGVGFAKDYEQNLLIIKHVDKILELGYPVLLGTSRKSVIGLTLDVDKNDRMAGTVATTVMGLERGCRIFRVHDVKENYQAMMMAEKILKA encoded by the coding sequence ATGAATATTGGAAAATACAATTTTGATTTAGAAAAAGAACCTGTAATAATGGGAATTTTAAATGTAACACCTGATTCATTTTCAGATGGAGGTAAGTTTAACAACTTAGATGCTGCATTAAAGCATACAGAAGAAATGATTAAGGATGGAGCAAAGATTATAGATGTAGGTGGCGAATCTACAAGACCAGGTTACACACTTATTAGTGACGAAGAAGAAATAGGTCGTGTAGTGCCTGTAATTGAAGCAATTAAGAAGAATTTTGATATTGCTGTATCCCTTGATACATATAAGACTAAAGTTGCAGAAGCCGGAGTTAAAGCCGGATGTGACATGATTAATGATGTATGGGGATTTAAGTATGGCGAAAGAGATATGGCAGATCTTGTGGCAAAAACAGGTGTAGCAGCCTGTGTTATGCATAACAAGAATGTTATAACTTATAATGATTTTGTTAATGATGTAGTTAATGAATTAAAGGAATCTGTTGAGATAGCTCACAAGGCAGGAGTTAAGGATTCTCAGATTGTATTAGATCCGGGAGTTGGTTTTGCAAAGGATTATGAACAGAATCTTTTAATAATTAAGCACGTGGACAAAATTTTGGAACTTGGTTATCCTGTACTTCTTGGTACATCAAGAAAGTCTGTTATTGGTTTAACTCTCGATGTGGATAAGAATGACAGAATGGCAGGCACAGTTGCCACAACAGTTATGGGACTTGAAAGAGGATGCAGAATCTTTAGAGTTCATGATGTAAAAGAGAATTATCAGGCAATGATGATGGCTGAGAAGATTCTAAAAGCATAA
- the folE gene encoding GTP cyclohydrolase I FolE translates to MFDKKKIEEGIRLLLEGIGENPDREGLKDTPDRVARMYEELCSGMNRSPKEHLSKTFTCDNENVVIEKDITFYSTCEHHLMPFYGKVHIAYIPNGKVVGISKLARTVEVYARRLQIQEQMTNQIAKALEKYLGAKGVLVMAQAEHMCMSARGIKKPGSKTVTFASTGVFEEDRNLRSDVLSIFRDGQ, encoded by the coding sequence GTGTTTGACAAGAAGAAAATAGAAGAAGGAATTAGACTTTTATTAGAGGGAATCGGTGAAAATCCGGATAGAGAAGGCCTAAAGGATACTCCGGACCGTGTGGCAAGAATGTATGAAGAATTGTGTAGCGGTATGAATAGGAGTCCTAAAGAACATTTGTCCAAAACATTTACTTGTGATAATGAGAATGTTGTTATTGAAAAGGATATTACTTTTTATTCAACATGTGAACATCATCTTATGCCATTTTATGGAAAGGTGCATATTGCGTACATTCCAAATGGCAAGGTTGTGGGAATCAGTAAACTTGCAAGAACAGTAGAAGTTTATGCAAGAAGATTACAGATTCAGGAGCAGATGACTAACCAGATAGCTAAGGCATTGGAGAAGTACCTGGGAGCAAAGGGTGTACTTGTTATGGCACAGGCAGAGCATATGTGTATGTCTGCAAGAGGAATTAAGAAGCCGGGAAGCAAGACGGTTACTTTTGCAAGTACAGGAGTTTTTGAAGAGGACAGAAATCTTAGAAGTGACGTCTTGTCAATTTTTAGGGATGGCCAGTAG
- a CDS encoding bifunctional folylpolyglutamate synthase/dihydrofolate synthase: MNYSEAREYLKNVNKLGSILGLNTIKELLKRLGNPQNELKVVHIAGTNGKGSIMTFVQNILMESGYKVGRYCSPAVFNEREIIRINDEYISEEQSADLLTRIKEKCDSMYSEGLPHPTSFEIETAEALMFFKEQNCDIALIECGMGGETDATNVFEKVLCSVIATISLDHTQFLGSTIEEITKVKSGIIKENCPVVMSKQTVEAENVIKKVCKQNNSKLIIPTEQDFENVEIDGLTTKVTYKASNNKEYILNLQALGTYQIKNAKTAVEVALVLDKALTEKTNICDESDKKNGTGMKNNINNSGNTIEKNIKKGIEKTVWPGRMEVISKEPLIIIDGAHNPGAVLELRKTLDLYFTNKRITFIMGVLSDKDFSKEAEIIADRAERIITITPNNSRGLDGHKLAETLVKYNHNVQVADSLKQAAEESIDTIKENRADMILAFGSLSYLGELKQVVRLICNH, encoded by the coding sequence ATGAATTATAGTGAAGCAAGAGAGTATTTGAAGAATGTGAATAAGTTGGGAAGTATTCTGGGACTTAATACCATAAAAGAATTACTTAAGAGATTGGGCAATCCACAAAATGAACTTAAAGTAGTTCACATTGCAGGAACTAACGGGAAAGGTTCCATTATGACTTTTGTTCAGAATATTTTAATGGAATCAGGATACAAGGTTGGAAGATATTGTTCACCTGCAGTTTTTAATGAGCGTGAGATTATAAGAATAAATGACGAATACATATCAGAGGAACAATCTGCTGATTTGCTTACAAGAATAAAAGAAAAATGTGACAGTATGTATAGTGAAGGTTTGCCACATCCTACATCCTTTGAAATAGAAACAGCAGAGGCGTTAATGTTTTTTAAAGAGCAGAACTGTGATATAGCTTTAATTGAATGTGGAATGGGCGGAGAAACTGATGCAACAAATGTATTTGAAAAAGTTCTTTGCAGTGTTATTGCCACAATTAGTCTTGACCATACTCAGTTTTTAGGCAGTACTATTGAAGAAATAACAAAAGTTAAATCAGGAATAATTAAAGAGAACTGTCCGGTTGTAATGTCTAAACAGACAGTGGAGGCTGAGAATGTAATAAAGAAGGTTTGCAAGCAGAATAATTCAAAACTTATAATTCCTACTGAGCAGGATTTTGAAAATGTGGAAATAGATGGTTTAACAACAAAGGTTACATACAAAGCATCTAATAATAAAGAATATATTCTTAACCTTCAGGCTCTTGGCACATATCAGATTAAAAATGCAAAAACAGCAGTTGAGGTAGCATTAGTGCTTGATAAAGCATTAACAGAAAAGACCAATATATGCGATGAGTCAGATAAGAAAAATGGCACTGGTATGAAAAATAATATTAATAATAGTGGAAATACAATTGAGAAAAATATAAAAAAAGGCATAGAAAAAACAGTTTGGCCGGGACGTATGGAAGTCATAAGTAAGGAGCCGTTAATTATAATTGATGGCGCTCATAACCCGGGAGCAGTGCTTGAACTAAGGAAAACTTTGGATTTATATTTTACAAATAAGAGAATAACATTTATAATGGGGGTGTTGTCTGATAAAGATTTTTCCAAGGAAGCAGAAATTATTGCTGACAGGGCAGAAAGAATTATTACGATAACGCCAAACAATTCACGAGGTTTAGATGGGCACAAGCTTGCAGAAACTTTGGTGAAATATAACCATAATGTACAGGTTGCAGATAGTTTGAAGCAGGCTGCGGAAGAATCAATAGATACAATAAAAGAGAACAGGGCCGATATGATTTTGGCGTTTGGTTCATTGTCTTATTTAGGAGAGCTAAAACAGGTTGTAAGATTAATCTGTAACCATTAA
- a CDS encoding SH3 domain-containing protein yields MPGTNNEATRKEEVKKIVENRRRKAELIREQQIKKRNTIIAIGVGILVVLILVMVLAKSCSSGKKPAKTSATTAKQITTVAQTTVQETTTAEEYMYTTDVLNLRKSASAKSKLITQIGAGKKVQVISENGKWCQIKYGKDTGYVMKKYLSYSNMLD; encoded by the coding sequence ATGCCAGGGACAAACAATGAAGCAACAAGAAAAGAAGAAGTAAAGAAAATAGTAGAAAACAGAAGACGCAAGGCAGAGTTAATTAGAGAGCAACAGATTAAGAAGAGAAACACTATAATAGCAATTGGTGTTGGAATTTTAGTTGTACTTATTTTGGTAATGGTTTTGGCTAAGTCCTGTTCATCAGGAAAGAAGCCGGCAAAAACTTCGGCAACTACTGCAAAGCAGATTACAACAGTGGCGCAGACTACTGTTCAGGAAACTACTACGGCAGAAGAGTATATGTATACTACTGATGTTTTGAACCTGCGTAAGTCGGCAAGTGCCAAGTCCAAACTTATAACTCAGATAGGAGCAGGTAAGAAAGTACAGGTCATCTCAGAGAATGGCAAGTGGTGCCAGATTAAATATGGCAAGGATACAGGATATGTAATGAAGAAATATCTTAGTTATTCTAATATGCTTGATTAA
- a CDS encoding DUF1292 domain-containing protein, with product MGTNNIDNEDEELFVTITLEDDSEIECEVLTIFEVEGQDYIALLHDNGEEDGEIFIYRYFEDEDGEPGLDNIETQEEFDMVSEVFDSIVEDGEYDEIIEE from the coding sequence ATGGGAACTAATAATATTGACAATGAAGATGAAGAATTATTTGTAACAATTACATTGGAAGATGATTCAGAGATTGAATGCGAAGTGCTTACAATTTTTGAAGTTGAAGGACAGGACTATATTGCATTACTTCATGATAATGGAGAAGAAGATGGAGAAATATTTATTTATAGATATTTTGAAGACGAAGATGGAGAGCCTGGACTTGACAATATTGAAACACAGGAAGAATTTGACATGGTTTCAGAAGTGTTTGACAGTATTGTTGAAGACGGAGAATATGACGAAATTATCGAGGAATAA
- a CDS encoding ATP-dependent helicase, whose amino-acid sequence MFNKSQIQAISHMDGPAMVLAGPGSGKTTVITHRIKNLIEKAEVRPENILVVTFTKAAAISMQKRFSTLMNGGKGQLVTFGTFHSVFYKILRKSRRYEATEILSERQKTDYIREIIGRYGISSNDISELSQNIINDIGNIKGNMLNAQEYEPSCCKKEDFIKVYNAYNLELKKDGKMDFDDILRECYLLLCENHTILEQWRELYKYILIDEFQDINRIQMNIIELLASPLNNIFVVGDDDQSIYGFRGARPEIMIEFKDYYPEAELIVLDVNYRSTQSIINVAGRVIENNKTRLDKCAHANNNKDFQPDIRKFRNQVEELKFVVSKIKEYENQGISLSEMAILVRNNSQIQEISSFLKNRKIEAESGKHRSNIYNGMVAKDILSYVRGALKFDGTYFNENLIYVLNKPQRYISRQVVLSVNMNISAVRRIYSKNNIDSFLFHIEMIRKLPPQAALSYIRKGAGYEEYLRLYAIENNIPMSGLLKQLEQLVQECSKFNTLEQWINSIDSAQNSEGQNFGKKSSGEGGTNNRINIMTMHGSKGLEFKAVFIVDANQGIIPTSKALRERDFEEERRLFYVAITRAIDYLNIYAVEERLGCPIEVSMFVEEML is encoded by the coding sequence ATGTTTAATAAATCACAGATTCAGGCAATCAGCCACATGGATGGTCCGGCCATGGTTCTTGCAGGACCGGGTTCTGGTAAGACCACAGTTATTACCCATAGAATTAAGAATTTAATAGAGAAGGCGGAAGTGCGCCCGGAGAATATTTTAGTTGTAACTTTTACTAAGGCAGCGGCTATAAGTATGCAGAAGAGATTTTCTACATTAATGAATGGAGGGAAGGGACAACTGGTTACCTTTGGCACTTTTCATAGCGTCTTTTATAAGATTTTGAGAAAATCAAGGCGGTATGAAGCAACGGAGATTCTGTCTGAAAGGCAGAAAACGGACTATATAAGGGAGATTATTGGAAGGTATGGTATTTCTTCTAATGATATTTCAGAATTGTCTCAGAACATTATTAATGATATTGGAAATATTAAAGGTAATATGCTTAATGCTCAGGAATATGAGCCGTCCTGCTGCAAGAAAGAGGATTTTATAAAGGTTTATAACGCTTATAATTTGGAGTTAAAGAAGGATGGCAAGATGGATTTTGATGATATTCTAAGAGAGTGTTATTTGTTGTTATGTGAGAATCATACAATACTTGAACAGTGGAGGGAGCTGTATAAGTATATTTTAATAGATGAGTTTCAGGATATTAACAGAATCCAAATGAATATAATAGAGCTGTTGGCTAGTCCTCTTAACAATATTTTTGTGGTGGGGGATGATGACCAGTCCATTTATGGTTTTCGTGGAGCAAGACCGGAGATTATGATTGAGTTTAAGGATTATTATCCCGAGGCTGAACTTATTGTTTTGGATGTTAATTACAGAAGTACTCAGTCCATAATTAATGTGGCAGGCCGTGTTATTGAAAATAATAAGACCAGATTAGATAAGTGTGCTCACGCTAATAATAATAAGGATTTTCAACCTGATATACGAAAGTTTCGAAATCAAGTGGAAGAATTAAAGTTTGTAGTATCCAAAATAAAGGAATATGAAAATCAGGGGATTAGTCTGTCTGAAATGGCTATTCTTGTTAGGAATAATAGTCAGATTCAGGAGATTTCAAGTTTTTTAAAAAACAGAAAGATAGAAGCGGAAAGTGGAAAGCATAGAAGTAACATTTATAATGGTATGGTTGCAAAGGATATTTTGTCTTATGTTAGAGGAGCATTAAAGTTTGACGGCACATATTTCAATGAAAATTTAATATATGTTTTAAATAAGCCTCAAAGATACATAAGCAGGCAGGTTGTTCTTAGCGTGAATATGAATATTTCCGCTGTTAGAAGAATTTATAGTAAAAACAACATAGACAGTTTTCTATTTCATATTGAGATGATAAGAAAGCTACCACCTCAGGCAGCATTGTCATATATTAGAAAGGGTGCAGGTTATGAGGAGTATTTGCGCCTGTATGCCATTGAAAATAATATTCCAATGTCAGGGTTGTTAAAACAATTGGAACAGTTAGTGCAGGAGTGTAGCAAGTTTAATACATTAGAACAGTGGATAAATAGCATTGATTCAGCACAAAATAGTGAAGGTCAGAATTTTGGTAAAAAGAGCAGTGGAGAAGGTGGCACAAATAACAGGATTAATATTATGACAATGCATGGCTCTAAGGGATTGGAATTTAAGGCTGTGTTTATTGTTGATGCTAATCAGGGAATAATCCCTACGTCAAAGGCATTAAGAGAGAGGGACTTTGAGGAAGAACGCAGACTTTTTTATGTTGCGATAACAAGAGCCATAGATTATTTAAATATATATGCGGTGGAGGAAAGGCTGGGATGCCCCATAGAAGTGTCCATGTTTGTGGAAGAGATGCTGTAG